In Fibrobacter sp. UWP2, the sequence CCCGACGTAACCGAGTGGAACGAAATCTACAAGGATCGTTTCACGGGTCCGCGTAAAAAACCGAACGTCAAGTCGTTCGCAGGCAAAACCCGCGGCTACTACCTGATGGGCGACAAGAAGAAAGACACCAAGGGCAAGGACGCCGCCTATTTTGCCATCGCAGGCTCCAACGGCAGGGCGATGATGCTCGATATCAAGCGCGGCGTCGCCAAACCGGTGAGCATACCCAAGGACGCCGCAGTCAACATCCGCTGCGTGGGTGAGCGCAACCTTTATGCCGAAAAGAACGTCTCCAAAGAAGACATGGTCATGACCGACCCGCGTGATGGAAAAAAATACAAAGTCGAAGAAAAAAGCGGACTCCTTTGGATGACTTCCAACCTCAAGTTCAGCCTGCAAAGCGCCAAGCAATGCTTTTTGGAAGACACCGTCTTTTGCAAAAAGCACGGGCGCTTTTACACCCACGCCGAAGCAAAAAAAGCATGCCCCGTCGGCTGGCACCTGCCCGACGACGGCGAATGGCGTGACTTTCAAAAGGACTGGTCCAAGCTGGATTGGAACAACCTGGGCGTCGGCGGCTGCAAGGACTGGGACGAATACTGCGATGAGGGTGCCACAGGCCATTATTGGTCCTCGACCTCCATCACCAAGAACACAGGGCGCTCGTGGGAGTTCCGTCGCGTGGGCAAGAACATCAACCGCACCGACGAGAATGTTCAAAAGGGTCTCTACGTAAGGTGTGTCGCCAGCCTGGAATAGCCCCCGGCAAGGCAACCACCGGTGAGTTTTAAAAAAAAAGGAAAAATTATGCGTAAGTTATGGAAGCTTTTAGGCGCGGGCACCGCAATATCGGTCGCGCTATTCCTTGGAGCCTGTTCCGACGACTCCAGCAACACTACCGGAACGGGTGTGGACCACGGTGAAATCTCCGTGCCGATCCCAGACACTGAAACCGACGCATCGTCGACAAGCGAAGAGACTTCTTCGGCTACCGAAAAGCCGAGCAGTTCCAGCGACGCCACAAGCAGCGAAACAAAGCCCGCGAGCAGCTCCGTAAAAGAAACGTCTTCGGCAAGCGAAGAGACTTCTTCGGCAAGCGAACCACCGAGCAGTTCCGCGACATCAAGCAGTTCTACAGCCGAAGTCGTCGCTAAGAGCTGGCGCGAAAACTGCCTTGACACCATCAACGCCTACCGCGCA encodes:
- a CDS encoding FISUMP domain-containing protein gives rise to the protein MGILGRLAVACILGTGLTFAASVVDSRDHHSYKTMPNGKLNWFTDNLNFQKTASFADHGKNQFYTQEAWDGACPTGTHLPDVTEWNEIYKDRFTGPRKKPNVKSFAGKTRGYYLMGDKKKDTKGKDAAYFAIAGSNGRAMMLDIKRGVAKPVSIPKDAAVNIRCVGERNLYAEKNVSKEDMVMTDPRDGKKYKVEEKSGLLWMTSNLKFSLQSAKQCFLEDTVFCKKHGRFYTHAEAKKACPVGWHLPDDGEWRDFQKDWSKLDWNNLGVGGCKDWDEYCDEGATGHYWSSTSITKNTGRSWEFRRVGKNINRTDENVQKGLYVRCVASLE
- a CDS encoding CAP domain-containing protein; the protein is MRKLWKLLGAGTAISVALFLGACSDDSSNTTGTGVDHGEISVPIPDTETDASSTSEETSSATEKPSSSSDATSSETKPASSSVKETSSASEETSSASEPPSSSATSSSSTAEVVAKSWRENCLDTINAYRATENVAPLTLAADSLQACTDKQAAADMESGKAHGHFGDCHEGAQNTGPNINTSWQGTDTTKIAYYYAKMMWEDEKKLVTSGERDPNKDEDYSYIGHYLNMRNPRYTKVACGFAVSSDGKKAWLNMNFYSR